A stretch of the Janthinobacterium sp. B9-8 genome encodes the following:
- a CDS encoding class I SAM-dependent methyltransferase, translating to MDAEKTKALQEEFGLSYHINYAAFAQEIIGFKGKRVLEVGGSLPPRLVLEELGAAQWTALEELDYWAETLSTGYVLGTPPVENNEKVLLAQAEPHLLNKPYNIFYGHIEDLPAAMESQFDLIFSIAAFEHIARLPLALEKMKLALAPGGKLFSMFAPIWSSYNGHHLPEVVDAAGEHWSFGNSPVPPWGHLLFRPIELYDLLCSKMDQETAKEIVYFVYNSPHINRFFLDDYIEMVERSGFVIQQAQPIFEIVVPEQVKTQLQARYPGRKDFGHSGILFVLEKKQ from the coding sequence ATGGATGCAGAAAAAACGAAGGCCTTACAAGAAGAGTTTGGACTCAGCTATCATATAAATTATGCTGCCTTTGCTCAAGAAATCATTGGATTTAAAGGTAAACGAGTATTAGAAGTTGGAGGAAGTTTGCCTCCAAGGCTAGTATTAGAAGAGCTTGGGGCCGCGCAATGGACTGCGCTTGAGGAGCTGGATTACTGGGCGGAAACATTAAGCACAGGTTATGTTTTAGGCACTCCTCCAGTAGAAAATAATGAAAAAGTATTACTTGCTCAGGCTGAGCCGCATCTTTTAAATAAACCCTATAATATTTTCTATGGGCATATCGAAGATTTACCCGCAGCAATGGAATCCCAGTTTGATTTGATATTCTCTATCGCGGCATTTGAGCATATTGCCCGTTTGCCGTTGGCATTAGAAAAAATGAAGTTGGCCTTGGCACCAGGCGGAAAATTATTTTCAATGTTTGCCCCCATCTGGTCTTCTTATAATGGCCATCATTTACCTGAAGTTGTGGATGCAGCAGGGGAGCATTGGAGTTTTGGCAACTCGCCTGTTCCCCCTTGGGGACATTTACTGTTTAGGCCCATAGAATTGTATGATCTGCTTTGCTCTAAAATGGATCAGGAAACAGCAAAAGAAATTGTATATTTTGTTTATAACTCCCCGCATATCAATCGTTTTTTCCTTGATGATTATATTGAAATGGTTGAACGCAGCGGCTTTGTTATACAGCAAGCCCAGCCTATTTTTGAAATCGTTGTGCCTGAGCAGGTTAAAACACAATTGCAAGCACGCTACCCAGGTAGAAAAGACTTTGGGCATAGTGGCATTTTATTTGTTTTAGAAAAAAAGCAATAA
- a CDS encoding methyltransferase domain-containing protein: MTRSLDLGCGPAPKNPFNADELFGIDVREDLDANIKRADLVIEPIPFESDYFEYVTAHDFLEHIPRIIYAPHRRNAFVELMNEIYRVLKVGGQFLSFTPAYPHPEAFRDPTHVNIITDQTFQAYFDNVNRWAAGYGFNGAFEIKLQEWRGPHLLTVLQKVELPSQ; the protein is encoded by the coding sequence ATGACACGAAGTTTAGATCTGGGCTGCGGGCCTGCACCCAAAAATCCATTTAATGCCGATGAATTATTCGGAATTGATGTGAGGGAGGATTTAGATGCCAATATAAAACGCGCAGATCTGGTGATTGAGCCTATTCCCTTTGAAAGCGATTATTTTGAATACGTAACCGCGCATGATTTTTTAGAACATATCCCCCGAATTATTTACGCGCCACATCGCAGAAATGCCTTTGTTGAATTAATGAACGAGATTTATCGGGTGCTTAAAGTAGGCGGGCAGTTTTTATCGTTTACCCCTGCCTATCCTCACCCCGAAGCTTTTCGCGATCCAACCCACGTTAATATTATTACCGATCAAACATTTCAAGCCTATTTTGATAATGTAAATCGCTGGGCCGCAGGTTATGGGTTTAATGGCGCATTTGAAATTAAATTACAGGAATGGCGCGGCCCACATTTGCTCACTGTTTTACAAAAAGTAGAGCTGCCAAGTCAATAA
- a CDS encoding O-linked N-acetylglucosamine transferase, SPINDLY family protein: protein MPVADKLIHAIELQNQGEIAAAGKLFIEILDEDPNNAAALYSLGLIALNSGDQPLALQLSGRGIAAAPKFAPLRYLYGSVLQSMGNREDALKSFDLALEMQPDDVSVLLNSGVLLRSMYRHLEALERFQQILRINPDHVAALGNSGILLTEFKQSEQAIAIFERLIQLDPTYNYGLGLLFYERMHICDWTDFDVMTQRIVEGIRKGERTCKSLAFMSASDNAADHLLAAKIFADQYCPKNAKSLWLGERYRHKKIKLAYLSPDLREHPVGHLMAGVFEHHDQSRFETIAISLGIDDESRLRARMIKAFDQFIDVRDMGSEQVAQMLRDMEVDIIVDLGGYTSDTRSDILAFRPAPIQVNYLGYPGTMGADYIDYIIADRYIIPPEQQQYYTEKVVYLPDTYLPTDSSVQISDRTPTRSECGLPDSGIVFCSFSHDYKISPTVFDVWMRLLTQVPGSVLWLMSRGDASQRNLRKEAEARGVNPDRLVFASRVPLVEDHLARYRQADLFLDTHPYNAHTTAADALMAGLPVVTYMGNSFPSRVAGSVLNAMGVPELITDSLAAYEALALQLATEPARLAAFKARIRANKASFALFDTERLCLNLESAYISMWRTQELGAFNDELGLSIK from the coding sequence ATGCCTGTTGCTGATAAATTGATCCATGCGATTGAATTACAAAATCAAGGTGAGATAGCCGCTGCAGGCAAGTTATTTATTGAGATTCTCGATGAAGATCCAAACAATGCCGCTGCGCTTTATTCTCTGGGTTTAATTGCGCTTAATTCGGGCGATCAGCCGCTGGCATTGCAATTAAGCGGGCGCGGAATCGCTGCGGCCCCAAAATTTGCACCGCTCAGGTATTTATATGGCTCTGTCTTACAAAGTATGGGTAATAGGGAGGATGCATTAAAAAGCTTTGATCTTGCTTTAGAGATGCAGCCTGATGATGTCAGTGTATTACTGAATAGCGGTGTATTACTCAGAAGCATGTACCGGCATTTGGAAGCGCTGGAAAGATTTCAGCAGATATTAAGAATTAATCCAGATCACGTGGCAGCCTTAGGCAATAGCGGTATTTTGCTAACCGAATTCAAGCAGAGCGAGCAGGCCATTGCTATTTTTGAGCGGCTTATTCAACTTGATCCTACGTATAACTATGGTTTGGGCTTATTGTTTTACGAGCGCATGCATATTTGCGACTGGACAGACTTTGATGTGATGACCCAGCGCATTGTTGAGGGAATCAGAAAAGGCGAGCGCACTTGTAAATCGCTGGCCTTTATGTCGGCCTCTGATAATGCGGCCGATCATTTATTGGCAGCTAAAATATTTGCCGATCAATACTGCCCTAAAAACGCTAAATCACTGTGGCTGGGTGAGCGATATCGGCATAAAAAAATTAAATTGGCTTATCTATCCCCCGATTTGCGTGAGCACCCTGTTGGCCATTTAATGGCGGGTGTATTTGAGCATCATGATCAATCCCGTTTTGAAACGATTGCGATTTCGTTGGGTATTGATGATGAAAGCCGCTTACGCGCGCGGATGATTAAAGCATTTGATCAATTTATTGATGTGCGGGATATGGGTTCGGAGCAAGTAGCGCAAATGCTGCGCGATATGGAAGTTGACATCATCGTTGATTTAGGTGGCTATACGTCGGATACCCGCAGCGATATTCTGGCCTTTAGGCCTGCCCCTATTCAAGTGAATTACCTAGGCTACCCCGGCACAATGGGCGCTGATTATATTGATTATATTATTGCCGATCGCTATATCATTCCGCCCGAGCAGCAGCAGTATTACACCGAAAAAGTGGTTTACCTGCCAGATACTTATCTGCCTACTGATAGTAGCGTGCAAATTTCTGATCGTACCCCCACACGCAGTGAGTGCGGCTTGCCTGATAGCGGCATTGTGTTTTGCTCTTTTAGCCACGATTACAAAATATCGCCCACCGTATTTGATGTGTGGATGCGGCTGCTTACACAAGTGCCGGGCAGCGTGCTATGGCTGATGTCGCGTGGCGACGCATCACAACGTAATTTACGTAAAGAAGCTGAGGCAAGAGGTGTGAATCCTGATCGGCTGGTGTTTGCCAGCCGGGTGCCGCTGGTAGAAGACCATCTGGCACGCTACCGGCAGGCAGATCTCTTTTTAGATACTCATCCTTACAATGCCCACACTACCGCCGCCGATGCGCTGATGGCTGGCCTGCCTGTGGTAACTTATATGGGGAATTCCTTCCCATCTCGAGTAGCGGGCAGCGTGCTCAATGCCATGGGCGTGCCAGAGCTGATTACCGATTCTTTAGCTGCATATGAGGCGCTGGCGCTGCAATTGGCAACTGAGCCTGCACGATTGGCTGCCTTTAAAGCCCGAATTAGGGCCAACAAAGCCAGCTTTGCTTTGTTTGATACTGAAAGGCTTTGCCTTAATCTGGAGAGTGCTTACATCTCGATGTGGAGGACTCAAGAGCTTGGCGCATTTAATGATGAACTAGGGCTGTCAATTAAATGA